In Subdoligranulum variabile, the genomic stretch TGAGTTCGTCGGCGACCAGCGCCAGCGTTGCGGCATCCAAAGACATAGTTTCACTCCTTCCGGCCCATGGCCGGCATCAAACGTTCAGATACGTATACGGATCGGTGTCCGACGACGCATGACGCACTTCCAACTGCGGGAACGCCGTATGCAGCCGGGCTGCCAGCACGTCGGCAATTCCCTGCTCGGTGCCCCAGTGCCCTGCCACCACCAGGCCAACCCCCTTTTGCCTGGCCAGCAGCGCAATATGATGGGCCGCTTCACCGGTAACCAGACAATCGGCCCCTTCGTCGATGGCCTCCTGCAGGTAGCTGCCACCGCCGCCACTGACTTCCGCCAGGCGGGTCACCGGCCTGCCGGTGTCCACAAACTTCACACCGCTGTGCAGCGTTTCGGCGCAGAACTGTGCGATAGCTCCGGTGGTGGTAGGCCGCACCGTACCGATTCGGCCGCAGTTTTCCGCGAAATTGCGGCGGTCCTCCCGGGAGATTCCCAAAAGATCCGCCAGCGTGTCATTGACACCGCCGGGCGCCGCATCCAGGTTGGTATGCATACAGATACCCGAGATACCGTTCTGCAGCAGCATGGCCGGGACGTCCGCCGCTGTAATCCGCTTCATGGGATCAAAAATCACCGGATGATGGCTGACGATCAGCTGGCAGCCTGCGGCGGCAGCTTCCCGCACCACATCGGCCGTGATATCCAGAGCCGTTAGCACCTTGTCCACCGGGCGTCCCGCGTCCACGAGAAGCCCTACGTTGTCCCAGCTGCAGGCCAGTTCCGGCGGCGCAATGGTTTTGAGTTCCTGCAAAATTTCCTGTACAGTCACAGACATGAGCGTTTCTCCAATTCTTGTATAAGGACATCCACCGCGTCGGCCTCCGCACCGGGTGCAAGTCCCAGACGGTATTTTTTCAATTTGCCATTCTGCTGGGCACAGTAGGCCCCGAAGCCCGGCTGCCCCTCGGTTTTGCCGCAGAGGCATTCCAAACCGTCCGGTTCATGTTCCGTGCCGGCATACCGGGCGTTCATGACCGCGTACCACCGCCCGGCCGCCTGGGCAAGGGTTTCCCCCCGCATCTCGAAGCCACGGCGCGCCAGCCAGCGGCGCAGAATGCTGTGCTTGGTGGCCGGAACCAGAACGAGGTTATATCGTTGATCGAAGACCCAGGGGGCCGCTTCCAGTATTTCCATAATGGTTTCGGCGCCCATGCCGG encodes the following:
- a CDS encoding Nif3-like dinuclear metal center hexameric protein, with translation MSVTVQEILQELKTIAPPELACSWDNVGLLVDAGRPVDKVLTALDITADVVREAAAAGCQLIVSHHPVIFDPMKRITAADVPAMLLQNGISGICMHTNLDAAPGGVNDTLADLLGISREDRRNFAENCGRIGTVRPTTTGAIAQFCAETLHSGVKFVDTGRPVTRLAEVSGGGGSYLQEAIDEGADCLVTGEAAHHIALLARQKGVGLVVAGHWGTEQGIADVLAARLHTAFPQLEVRHASSDTDPYTYLNV
- a CDS encoding class I SAM-dependent methyltransferase, with product MHTSNPPRLDARLAAAFAYVRPGHAAADIGCDHGKLSAALAGSGRCPLVLACDLRPDPLEKARRRCAPYGERVQCRLGSGLSVVAPGEVDDIVIAGMGAETIMEILEAAPWVFDQRYNLVLVPATKHSILRRWLARRGFEMRGETLAQAAGRWYAVMNARYAGTEHEPDGLECLCGKTEGQPGFGAYCAQQNGKLKKYRLGLAPGAEADAVDVLIQELEKRSCL